From Gimesia panareensis, the proteins below share one genomic window:
- a CDS encoding ArnT family glycosyltransferase, protein MSPLKQATDTTTKYSRAELITLVVVLLAGCLARGLFLSDVAVEHFDEGVYASNLWFSAEQGAEYPGRYYYAPPLLPFLIEWSMIFFGSGAWGVFLPSLLLGSLTVLLMWWVGRSWFGPTAGLVAALLAGGSDLHLLYSRTALTDVALGFFLLLSVYLIWRSWLSLDWKWPLLAGFAIGLAWSVKYNGWLPLAIGFSGIVPWLWIHRRDRLPVTSFLARAVAFTVVAVLVWSPVLVGLQKWGGYSVVASNHSRYVVGFSGWFASCTRQLLNLRLLEGPPSYLSLGLVCLVCCLLGLRWREVTLSAIKSERLTGETGRSTWNTLLSGALAALPLLVAWLVGITPTLAILAAVGILLQLFFIRGFQTQQDQRADSKADPEALARSLAAWLLAAWFCGLLLATPLYYPYPRLTIPWTMSAWLGIAALAGWLEQQGGSSLYELCSGSSEAHFKPARVVPALSLVGVALLVILVSRPWSVAGWQPRNGLATISRQMRSDLQRDLSSTDEAVLYIYAEPGLFFNLKAQGHQLTGPVADFQFLNSLPSQMPVYLIAGPHAARDPEFAKQFDPVRNRFDLVQTYGYKPSLLVRLNQAQLPAENETESVQLYRAR, encoded by the coding sequence ACAGATACCACCACGAAATACTCACGCGCGGAACTGATCACTCTGGTGGTGGTCCTCCTGGCAGGCTGCCTGGCGCGCGGTCTGTTTCTTTCCGACGTGGCTGTGGAGCATTTTGACGAAGGCGTGTATGCCTCCAACCTCTGGTTCTCCGCAGAGCAGGGGGCCGAATATCCTGGCCGCTATTATTACGCGCCGCCACTCCTTCCCTTTCTGATAGAATGGTCGATGATCTTTTTCGGAAGTGGGGCCTGGGGCGTCTTTCTCCCCTCACTCCTGTTGGGAAGTCTGACCGTACTGCTGATGTGGTGGGTGGGGCGAAGCTGGTTCGGTCCGACCGCTGGTCTGGTGGCAGCATTGCTGGCGGGGGGAAGCGACCTGCATCTGCTTTACAGTCGCACCGCGCTGACGGATGTTGCGCTGGGATTCTTTCTGCTGCTCAGCGTCTACCTCATATGGCGGAGCTGGCTTTCACTTGACTGGAAATGGCCGCTGCTGGCCGGCTTCGCCATCGGTCTCGCATGGTCGGTCAAATACAACGGCTGGCTGCCTCTGGCCATCGGCTTCTCAGGGATCGTACCCTGGCTCTGGATTCATCGCCGAGACCGATTGCCCGTCACCAGCTTTCTGGCACGGGCTGTTGCCTTCACTGTGGTGGCGGTCCTCGTCTGGTCTCCGGTGCTGGTCGGTTTGCAGAAGTGGGGGGGCTATTCGGTCGTCGCTTCGAATCACAGCCGGTACGTCGTTGGTTTCTCCGGCTGGTTTGCTTCCTGCACGCGACAGCTGCTCAACCTGCGACTCCTGGAAGGGCCTCCCAGTTATCTGAGTCTGGGGCTGGTCTGCCTGGTCTGCTGCCTGTTGGGACTCCGCTGGCGTGAGGTGACTCTGTCAGCAATCAAGTCTGAACGGCTGACTGGAGAAACTGGACGTTCCACGTGGAACACGTTGTTGAGCGGAGCTCTGGCTGCGCTCCCGCTACTGGTGGCCTGGCTGGTGGGAATCACTCCGACGCTCGCGATTCTGGCAGCCGTGGGAATCCTGCTCCAGCTGTTCTTCATCAGGGGATTCCAGACTCAGCAAGATCAAAGGGCAGATTCGAAAGCTGATCCGGAAGCATTGGCTCGATCCCTGGCAGCCTGGTTACTGGCAGCCTGGTTCTGTGGTCTCCTGCTGGCAACTCCACTCTACTATCCCTACCCGCGCCTGACGATTCCCTGGACGATGTCCGCCTGGTTGGGCATCGCGGCTCTGGCGGGCTGGCTGGAACAACAGGGGGGAAGCTCCCTGTATGAGCTCTGCTCGGGATCGTCAGAGGCGCACTTCAAACCGGCGCGTGTGGTTCCCGCCCTGAGTCTGGTAGGAGTGGCCCTCCTGGTGATTCTGGTTAGCAGACCCTGGTCTGTTGCTGGCTGGCAACCACGCAACGGTCTGGCAACGATCTCCCGGCAGATGCGCTCCGATCTGCAGCGGGATCTCTCCAGTACTGACGAAGCGGTGCTCTACATCTATGCCGAGCCTGGTCTGTTCTTCAATCTGAAAGCACAAGGGCACCAGCTGACCGGGCCAGTGGCTGACTTCCAGTTTCTGAATTCGCTTCCCTCTCAGATGCCGGTCTATCTGATTGCGGGACCACACGCGGCCCGGGATCCGGAGTTTGCGAAACAGTTCGATCCGGTGCGAAATCGATTCGATCTGGTGCAGACCTATGGGTACAAACCCAGCCTGCTGGTTCGTCTGAATCAGGCACAGCTGCCCGCAGAAAACGAAACGGAATCGGTCCAGCTCTACCGTGCCCGGTAA